The following are encoded together in the Triticum dicoccoides isolate Atlit2015 ecotype Zavitan chromosome 6B, WEW_v2.0, whole genome shotgun sequence genome:
- the LOC119326542 gene encoding uncharacterized protein LOC119326542 isoform X2 — translation MPGGRVERYSLVLSDGLHTMEIKLITPLRHLVRDGCVRRASVVRFLWYCSIFESNRLTKHTATGHHAISRSIYWTPSDGSPFRCIQWFGYCGLISESDHCYY, via the exons ATGCCAGGCGGCAGGGTCGAGCGGTACTCCCTGGTGCTGTCCGACGGCCTGCACACAATGGAGATCAAGCTCATCACGCCCCTAAGGCATCTCGTCAGGGACGGCTGTGTCCGCCGGGCCTCCGTCGTGCGCTTCCTCTGGTACTGCAGCATCTTCGA GAGTAATAGGTTAACCAAACACACGGCTACAGGGCACCATGCTATAAGTCGTTCCATCTACTGGACTCCAAGTGATGGCTCTCCATTCAGATGTATTCAGTGGTTTGGCTATTGTGGTCTCATATCTGAATC GGACCACTGTTATTATTAG
- the LOC119326542 gene encoding uncharacterized protein LOC119326542 isoform X1 codes for MPGGRVERYSLVLSDGLHTMEIKLITPLRHLVRDGCVRRASVVRFLWYCSIFESNRLTKHTATGHHAISRSIYWTPSDGSPFRCIQWFGYCGLISESCVLSTCLVVINIVGFKISQT; via the exons ATGCCAGGCGGCAGGGTCGAGCGGTACTCCCTGGTGCTGTCCGACGGCCTGCACACAATGGAGATCAAGCTCATCACGCCCCTAAGGCATCTCGTCAGGGACGGCTGTGTCCGCCGGGCCTCCGTCGTGCGCTTCCTCTGGTACTGCAGCATCTTCGA GAGTAATAGGTTAACCAAACACACGGCTACAGGGCACCATGCTATAAGTCGTTCCATCTACTGGACTCCAAGTGATGGCTCTCCATTCAGATGTATTCAGTGGTTTGGCTATTGTGGTCTCATATCTGAATCGTGCGTCCTGTCTACCTGCCTTGTTGTCATCAACATAGTTGGGTTCAAGATTTCACAGACCTGA
- the LOC119325930 gene encoding multiple organellar RNA editing factor 2, chloroplastic-like: protein MAAAAAASMARRLLSPTTTSYSTAARLLISRRLASAPIIPRAPAAAMELLRPAAVASSSSSLLLRSVGGARGMARRPGGGDGYSPARGGGGGGGDRAPTEMAPLFPGCDYEHWLIVMDKPGGEGASKHQMVDCYVHTLAKVLGSEEEAKRKIYNISCERYFGFGCEIDEETSNKLEGIPGVLFVLPDSYVDPEHKDYGAELFVNGEIVQRSPERQRRVEPVPQRASDRPRYNDRTRYARRRENQQQQQPQR from the exons atggccgccgccgccgccgcctccatggccCGCAGGCTGCTCTCCCCCACCACCACCTCCTACTcgaccgccgcccgcctcctcaTCTCCCGCCGCCTCGCCTCCGCCCCGATCATCCCGCGCGCcccggcggcggcgatggagctgCTGCGCCCGGCGGCCGTCGCGTCCTCCTCGTCGTCCCTCCTCCTGCGCAGCGTCGGGGGCGCCAGGGGCATGGCGCGGCGTCCCGGGGGCGGCGACGGGTACTCCCCCGCGCGGGGcgggggcggaggcggcggggacCGCGCGCCGACGGAGATGGCGCCGCTGTTCCCCGGGTGCGACTACGAGCACTGGCTGATCGTCATGGACAAGCCCGGCGGCGAGGGCGCCTCCAAGCACCAGATGGTCGACTGCTACGTCCACACCCTCGCCAAGGTCCTCGGCAG CGAGGAGGAGGCCAAGAGGAAGATTTACAACATCTCGTGCGAGCGCTACTTCGGGTTCGGGTGCGAGATCGACGAGGAGACATCCAACAAGCTCGAAG GGATTCCTGGTGTTCTCTTTGTGCTCCCTGATTCCTATGTTGACCCTGAGCACAAGGACTATGGAG CCGAGCTGTTTGTGAATGGGGAGATTGTGCAGAGATCACCCGAGAGGCAGAGGAGGGTGGAGCCCGTGCCGCAGAGAGCGTCGGACAGGCCGCGGTACAACGACAGGACCCGGTACGCGCGGCGGAGGgagaaccagcagcagcagcagccgcagcgATGA